One window of the Oncorhynchus clarkii lewisi isolate Uvic-CL-2024 chromosome 19, UVic_Ocla_1.0, whole genome shotgun sequence genome contains the following:
- the LOC139374950 gene encoding isthmin-2-like — translation MQKMHRKVNLLWVVFLTMTQVSIKSFPTNSHKSAVPKDRSTATTEASPGGDVGETLEDLQQQNQLQSLASSNPSSQRPRRRGWSQGVLPKPEPEEDPEPFILDLRNFPELANADLGSHNPNIQVTIEVVEDPQTEMEMDLAKEGGEGGRNDWSLSSEEWLGHKKLFWPLFWEYPDQAESGPGSRASLEEQEQPTEDYNYNPEDQEPVLSGTRGTGVGTGVGVGGGWGSRWSSNKGWDSKENYEYEEEEWSAWSPCSVTCGHGNQKRIRSCGYACTATESRTCDLDRCPDDLLAVTEMIPLETTNGTDPLDTNVDSCEKWLSCKNDFLQKYLHQVLTELPSCPCSYPSEAVYSAVNIFDKTLRKTYRWRDASGPKERLDIYKPSARFCTRSMLSFDSTTLAAQHCCYGDHMKLITRGKGAGAPNLISTEFSPELHYKVDVLPWILCKGDWSRFHSVRPPNNGLQCAHNPTEDVYQAELEEAREY, via the exons GCTAGCCCGGGTGGCGATGTGGGTGAGACTCTGGAGGACCTCCAGCAGCAGAACCAGCTCCAGAGCCTGGCATCATCCAACCCATCCTCTCAGAGACCCCGACGCCGTGGCTGGTCCCAGGGGGTTCTACCCAAACCAGAACCAGAGGAGGACCCAGAACCCTTCATCCTGGACCTCAGGAACTTCCCTGAGCTGGCCAACGCAGACCTGGGATCTCACAACCCTAATATACAG gtgACCATCGAGGTGGTGGAGGAcccacagacagagatggagatggaCCTGGCcaaggaggggggggaggggggccgCAACGACTGGTCCCTGTCATCGGAGGAGTGGCTGGGCCACAAGAAGCTGTTCTGGCCTCTGTTCTGGGAGTACCCAGACCAGGCTGAGAGCGGGCCTGGCAGCAGGGCCAGCCTAGAGGAACAGGAGCAGCCCACAGAGGACTATAACTACAACCCTGAGGATCAGGAACCTGTGCTTAGTGGGACCCGGGGGACTGGGGTGGGGACAGgcgtgggggtggggggtggctGGGGCAGCCGCTGGAGCAGCAACAAGGGATGGGACTCCAAGGAGAACTACG agtacgaggaggaggagtggagcgcCTGGTCACCATGCAGTGTCACCTGTGGCCACGGCAACCAGAAACGTATCCGTTCATGTGGTTACGCGTGCACGGCGACCGAGTCCCGGACCTGTGACCTGGACAGATGCCCAG aTGACCTGTTAGCAGTGACTGAGATGATACCTCTGGAGACAACAAATGGCACTGACCCCCTTGACACAA ACGTGGACAGCTGTGAGAAGTGGCTGAGCTGTAAGAACGACTTTCTCCAGAAGTACCTCCACCAGGTGCTGACCGAACTACCCAGCTGCCCCTGCTCCTACCCGTCCGAGGCCGTCTACAGTGCCGTCAACATCTTCGACAAGACTCTGCGTAAGACCTACCGCTGGCGTGACGCCTCCGGCCCCAAAGAACGGCTGGACATCTACAAGCCCTCTGCCCGCTTCTGCACACGCTCCATGCTCTCCTTCGACAGCACCACGCTGGCCGCGCAGCACTGTTGCTACGGTGACCACATGAAGCTGATCACACGGGGGAAAGGGGCGGGCGCGCCAAACCTCATCAGTACGGAGTTCTCACCGGAGCTGCATTACAAAGTGGACGTGCTGCCCTGGATCCTGTGTAAAGGGGACTGGAGCCGCTTCCACTCTGTGAGGCCGCCCAACAACGGGCTGCAGTGTGCCCACAACCCCACAGAGGACGTGTACCAGGCTGAGCTAGAGGAGGCCCGTGAGTActga